The Cryptomeria japonica chromosome 9, Sugi_1.0, whole genome shotgun sequence DNA segment TCAGCTTGCAATTGCATATTGTGCTTTGAGGTTCTAGCTGCCCTGGATTTCTTTGTTTGGCTGCTCTGTCCTAGTGGGTTCTCTGCCTGGTTTGTTCTATCATCTGTTCTAGACTTCTAGTGTGTCCTCCGCCTGGTTTGTTCTATCATCTGTGTAGCATAGCTTTGAACCTACAACTTGATTCATTTCTGTTTGATTTATTTAGTTTTCTCTAATGCTGCTTTAGCTTTGAACCAGCTATCACCATCAACTttcatattcttttcccaaaaacAAAAGATGGCAAATTATAGAGCAACTGGAGCTGCTCCCTCATCCAGCAGAACCAATGGTCAACAATTAGGGGGTTTGAATAGTCCTATTGGTGAGGAAGATAGTAATAGAGTTTCTCTCAGTCCACCTGGAAATAGGTCATCCGGATCATCATCCTACTATTCTGCGCAAGAGACTTTCCAAGGGCAGTCTATCAAAGTCATTCACAAAATACAGGCTAAATTGCAGGTATTACAAGCGGACGCCCTGCATTCCATTCAAATGCTCACGACACTCATCCAGGCTTATCTCTCTGAGATCGGGAAAGAAATGCATGCTCTACAGAACACTATGACGGATCTTTCGCTGGGTACAGAGGAAACAGAACCTGTGGAGACTTATATTCTGCAATTCAACTTCAGGAGGCGAAACCCTATTAAGAACGAAGAAGATAGCATTCAGGCGGTGAAAGAGTACATATTTAAAAGAATGCTGGGGATCGAAGATTCGCAGCTGCCAAAAATAAAAAGTGTGCTCAAGTCAAATTTTAATGGAGTGCTAGTAGTATTTGCCGATTCCCTTTCTAAAGAAATCGTTTTACGGCGGGCAAATCAACGGAAGAAAGGGAAAGCAAGAGAAGGCATTATTATTTTTGACTGGTAAGACAAAAGATTTTGGCTCAGTGCTATAATTTTGTGTCTCGTTCTGAAAATAGTAGGTTTCAATGATGTTTTTGCAATTTCCTtcggttcttgaggtttttctgaGTGAATGAAATCATCTTTGCTGGATATTTATTGTTCTCAAATTGATGAATGCAGGACTCGATGAAAAGACTTGGAACATCACAAGAACATGAGAGAATGCTGGCTTATCCTCGGATTAGGGTTAGTGCAATAATTCAGTACATAGGACAAGGACAGAATTTAGGTTTGATCTAAATCAGGGCAATTATTTTGTGATCAAGCATCTACCTGCTTGTTTGTGTGATTCAGTTGGCGAAAATCGCTTCCGAACAGAAAATTTAAGTTTGTCCATGTAAACACTTTGGTATTTCAAGGAAATCAGAAACTCCATGTAGACACTTTGGTATTTCAAGAAAATCAGAAACTGTTGCTTGGAATGAAAAC contains these protein-coding regions:
- the LOC131052359 gene encoding uncharacterized protein LOC131052359 codes for the protein MANYRATGAAPSSSRTNGQQLGGLNSPIGEEDSNRVSLSPPGNRSSGSSSYYSAQETFQGQSIKVIHKIQAKLQVLQADALHSIQMLTTLIQAYLSEIGKEMHALQNTMTDLSLGTEETEPVETYILQFNFRRRNPIKNEEDSIQAVKEYIFKRMLGIEDSQLPKIKSVLKSNFNGVLVVFADSLSKEIVLRRANQRKKGKAREGIIIFDWTR